In Equus quagga isolate Etosha38 chromosome 14, UCLA_HA_Equagga_1.0, whole genome shotgun sequence, the genomic stretch AAAAGCTCTGTATTTAATCGTTTAGGTATTCCTTCCATGGGCACTGTTGTGAGCACTCGTGTGGcagcccagcactgtgctaagtgctgaggagatataaataaaacagttCCTGTCTTCAAGGAACTTGCAATTACGTAAGAGTGGCCAAGTATGTAAAAAGTTAAGAGCAACAGAAGAACAAATGTGATTAAGTATCATGAGTGCCGCAGTGTGACCGCTGTTCCCAGGAGGAACAGAGAGCTGAAGCGGTCCAGGAAAGCTCCGCGGAGGAGCAGAGACTGAGGAGAGACTTGATCTGGGCCTTGAAGAGAAAGATGGATACAATTTGAAGACAAAGGAGAAGGCACTCCACTCACTGAAGATGAGATAGACAGCTAAATAGCCCTTTAGCTAGTAAATAAGttgaatttatagttaaaaacctttccacaaaggaaactccagaccaagatggcttcattggtgaaacGTACCAAACATTTGAGCAAGAAATAGTGCCAGTTCTAtgcaaactcttccagaaaattaaagaaggattactcccaactcattctatgaagacCAAATTGAACCcgtgtaatggttaattttatgtgtcaacttggctgagcCATGGTACCCAGTTATTTGATCAAACACATCTGGATATtgttgtgaaggtattttttagttgagattaacatttaaatcagtagactttgagtaaagcagattactctccataatgtggatgatcctcatccagtcagttgaaggccttaagaaaaaACAGACTAAGGTCCCCTGAGGGAGAAAGAATTCTCTGCATCTCCAAACTGCCTTTggcaacatcaactcttccctgagtctccagcctgccagcccaccctgcagattttggatgTATCAGCCTTCACAATCGCATGaactaattccttaaaataaatctctctctcttctctcttctctctctctttgtatctGCACACacaccctattggttctgtttctctggagcacGCTGAGTAATCAAATGTGATATCAAAACCacacaaagacattacaagaaaagaaaactgcagaccaatatcccttatgaatagatgcaaaagttcttcacaaaattttataatatacaaaaatacatagTGATCAAGTAcagtttatttcaggaatgtgGTATTGGTTTAACAGATCATGTCACCAAGTAATTTACCctattaacagactaaaaaagtaaaaccatataatcatctcagaggatgcagaagaaacGCTTGACAATAATCAATAGCTATTTTTgctaaaaattctcagcaaactaagaaaaagaagggaatgtCCTTAACCTGTTAAAGGGGCACCTAAGAAAAACctacaaccaacatcatacttaatgatgaaagacaaTGCCTTTCCCGTAAGATCAcaaacaaggcaagaatgtcctctctccacttctattcaacgttgtactagaggttctagccagtgcaataagccAAGAAACAGAGGTAAAACACATCCAGATTGGGAATGGAAAAgttaaactgtctttattcacaacCAACATTATCATCTACGTAGGATGTCTAACAGGATGTACCAAAAAAAGCTACCAGcattaataagtgagtttaggAAGTTTTCAGGGTACAAGATCAATGTACTAAAgtaactgtatttctatatattatcaatgaacaattggaaattgaaattttaaaaataccatatacaatagcatcaaaaaatataaaatatttagggctAAATCTGACAGAAgatgtgttcatggattggaacacTCAATATCAGTAAGTTGTCTGTTCTCCCCAAGTTGATCTATAAATTTGATGCAATCCTGATCATGATTCCAGGAGACCTTTTGTAGTAATGAGAAGTCAATTCTTTTGGGAGGGCAAAGGACTGAGAATAGCCAAACTGCTTTCTTTAAGAGTTGTAACCCAGCCTTTCCAATCCTGAGTATTTATCCAATAGAAATGAAAGCATACGCTCACATGATGACTTATACACGAATGTTCGTAgcactttatttgtaataaccaaaacagGAGACAACCCAAAAGACtgtcaacaggtgaatggataagcagctcgtggtatatccatacaatgaaatactaatgaacaataaaagggaatgaactaTTGATGGATGCAACGagatgggtgaatctcaaaagaATTATGCTTAGAGTAAGAAGCGAGACCAAAAACAGTacacattatattatttcatttatataaaattctagaaaaattaaaactaatctataatgacagaaagcaggtcagtggttgcctggaaggtgtggagatgaggagaggaaggaggcgGGGATTCTGTGCAAAGGGGCAGAAGGAAACTGGTCAGGGTgttggatatgttcattatcttcaCTGTGGTGATGtttcatgtgtatatgtgtgccaAAACTTATCAAATATTACACTGTAAATATATGCGGTTTATTCATGTCAGTTTACATCAGTaaaggtgttttttaaaagtacaaaaaaggGAGCCGAATGGCTCAGGTGGAGGGCaatgtttctcaaccttggcttcACTTGAGACTCACCTCAGGCCGTTTTAAAAGTCCTGATGCCCCAGCCCAATATACTGCAATCAGATTCTAGGAGTGgcacccaggcatcagtatttaaAAACTCCCCAGGAGATTCCAACGCGCAGCCAATGTTGAGAACTGGCGAGAGGTATAGGGAGACGTAAGAGCATATGAGGAATGCCAGGTGAAAGGAAGTGTGCAGGGTGTGGGAAGGATCCAAGTGTTGGTGCAATACAACCACGGAAGGGTTGCCCAAAGTGGAGTGATCCAATGTGAAAACAGGACCTAGGGTTAGGAGGACTACAGTAGTAGTAAGGACATAAAGAGTAGGAATAAATCATATCCATGAATGAAACGTGTAGATTAGAAGTTCATCCTGTCTCTAATAAAAGTAGTCTGTGTCTATCTCAAGGAGATAGTGGGCAGAATCATCCAGATCTGCGGTTATGTGGTTGTTAATCCTTTTCTCCTTTGGGAAGCCTGGTCTAGGAAACTCCCACTCTCATTAAACTGTCCTGAGGTTCACTAAATTACTCTTACTCAGAGAACAAACTCTTATCCCACTTATGGTAGACAGGAACAGGCATGAAGGACTCAATAGTCTAAGTGGCCTCAGTTCTTCCTCTAAACCAGAGACTCTGAATTGGGGctgcttcagaatcacctggggactGCATGCCTAGAGTGGGGCCCAAGtgtctatatttttaacaaatctcTCAGGCTCCCAAAGTTTTAGAATCATCACTAACCCACTAGCTGAAGATAAGCTCTATTAAAAATATCCCAAGCCCCCACCCAGTCTCAAATTCCGGCTTCCCAAGAGAGTGGAGAGGGATAATGTGTTTTAACTGATATAGGGTTCCTGATAGCAGTTTATCATGCAGAAGTCAGGGCCAGGTCTTGGAAGGTTctggggaaagaaagacaaatgatgCCTTCTATACAGGAGAAAAGAGTACTGAAGGGGCCTGGGCTGAGACCTCTTCACAGCTAGTGGCTACCACTCCACAGGGGTCATAAATCCAGGGCCAGTCCCTTAGCAGAAGGGGGACTTTGTGGTCACCACACTCTCTGAGTCTTGATAAGAAGTAATCCCCAGAATCCTTGATGTTTCTGCCATCTCTGCTTATGATGTCACGGAAACTTCTGTGTGGCTGGGTCTATAAACACCAGCCGGCCCTCAGCTGTGATAAGGAAGCCAAAGCCTTGGAAGGGTTGTGATAGTGGACTGGAAGCAACAAGTAGCCGAGGGAGTGTGGTGGGGCAGACCCTGCACCAAAGGAGCCCACCAGGCCAGAAACACCAGTGGGACAGGATGTGTTGGGAGACTGCCCATCACACTGTCCAcatggggcagaggaagggaagtgCAGAAGGAGGGAcacaggtgggcagggagggcaaAGGCCCATCCAAGTCAGGATATCTCCCGTGCCTTGCCCAGGAGCCTTGAAAAGTCCAGGTAcctgctgagtgaaagaagacatcTTTATTGcctgagcaaggagagaagggaCAGTGAATAACCGATACTCCTATAAGCCACCAGTCTCGAGTTCACTTCTTCCGAGGCCAGTTTTCACCAAGACGACTGTACTGAGCATCACTCCGATCTCGAAGGGGCTAAGAGATGAGAAGGAGGAACAGTGAGGCAAGGTCAGGACGCTCCTGGGGAGGACCCCAGCAGGCCCCAGAGATGAGTGCTCATGCCTGACCTTTCCAGACCCCCAGTAATGAATTCCCCACTAGGACCCTTCATACATACACATAACACCTAGTGTCAGCCTCTCCATCCCCTCTCACTCCTCCTCCCATTCTTGTCTCTTTTCCCTCCTGGCTCACCTGATAGAGCTGGTCATTCCTCAACAGAGCTTGAGCATCAGCAGCTAGAAGAACCAGGGAAAGAGAGTCATCAAGGGCCTGGGAGGATGGGACAGTGGGATCCCATGAAGACTGCAGCGGGACTGCAGCTGGTTGCACCCTCAGAAGTAAGCATGAGCAATATGGGCACCCAAGTGCTTTCAATAACCACTTGAAGGGTCCTTAGAAGGTTGCAAGAGTGACTCCCAGATGAGACACGGTCCACTGCCAGTCCCATTCCTTAGGAGGTGCACACTCACATCTACACCCATACCCAGAACActtgtgtgcgtgcatgcacacacacacacactgtgtccCTTCCACTTACCCCTCGGGAGCCTTCCAGTCTCATGTCCAGCAAAGCAGTAGACTCCCAAAGCAAGGAGCAGAGTGGCAATGATGTCAGTGATGACAATGCCAGCCAGGGTGGCTGAGTCCAGCTCCACACAGTTTTGGCACACTGTGAGGGAATGGAGGcaagaggagagatggagagccCTCAAGATCAGGGAaccctctctgcccccagggcACCCCAGGATCTCTCATGCCAAGACCCAAACTTCAGTAAGATCAGGAAGAAGTCCTGCTGATGGTCTTGTTACATCCACCTCTACCCTTCATTCCGAGGAATCTCTGAGGAGAGCCAAGAAGTAGTCTCAGCTTTATAGGAACTTATATAAGGCAGTAGGCCAAACTACTCTCCCAAGAAAGCCCCTACTGCTTGGATCAAAAGGTCCTTCATGTTCTTTCTCTGTTAGTTAAGCTCTCTCCCACTCTAAGGGCTCCAAAATCTGGCTCATATCATCACAAGAGTGACCCCATTATAAGAGAACAGATTGGTCCACCACAGCCCCCTCCAGCTAGAAAGTTCTCACATCCAGAGACCCCATCCATTCCAACTCAAAGGGTTCAGGGGGCACATACTTCGATAATATACTTGCAGAGAGGAGTTTTCCTTGGCATCACTGCACATATATGTTCCCCGTGGGTCCAGGATGCGTTTTCCCAAGTCCAGCCCTCCTTTGTATGGTGTTCCCATCGTTCCCTCTAGCTGCATGATGCTGCTATTGCACTTCAAAATCAGTCTCTCCTCAATTTCGTCCATGTCTATCTTGAAAAggctcactaaggaaaaaaaaatgctacaatTGGAGCCAGCTCTGTGGTCTGCACTAGACCCCTTGTTCTGCTGAGGTTCATACTTAAGAAAGATCACTCCAAGTCTAGGATAGTTGATGGTTTCTAGTGAGAAAGAAGTCACAAGAGAAAGGCTTCAGAAGGTTCCCAAGAACTGCAGGGCCCGGGAAGTACACAAGGACGCAGTCCAAGCAGAGAACAGGCCCTGATGGACACAGAGCAAAAGAGGAAACCATGGAGCTGGGTTGATCCAAGAACCTTCCCAGAAATGAGTTCAGACCACAGATTAAAAGTACGAGGGGAGCCACACTGCCGAGACACCCAAGAGATACGGAAAGGCAGAAGAATGTTCCTCGGTTGGAGATGTCCAcattttttctctaagaaaacTTCTAATTCTACTTCCCAGCCACCTACAACACTCCCACTTAACTTCCtaccctcttccttccccctgtGTCCCTCCCCAACAACTACCAAGGGAATGAGACTCTCACTATTAAAGCCTTTCCCAGGGCCAATGATGGTTGGGGGTAGGGGAGAAACTGGTACGAATTAGCAGCCCGGTGGTCCAGAAGGGGACTCAGGGCAATTCCTATGTAAAAATTTTTAGTTGTGCTACCTTTActagggggagggggacagaaaaaaatttttttattgaatccATTCTTGGGGCTCCACACAAGTCAAGTCTTGTGGGGAGTTTAAGGGCTAGAGGTATGCACAGAATCTTTCTAAATCCACTGAATAGCTTCAACTGAGAGCATCTCCACAGCCCACGGAGGCACTGTAGTCTGTAACTCCAATCCCGGGGAAAAGTGGAATCCACAGTCTCCCTGAGCTTCATACTCAGTTACCAATCTGGATACAAGAACATCCTCTAGAAAACCCCCAAAAGAGCTGTTTCTCGTGCCTCTGAAGCAGGTCAGGAGGATAGGTGTGTATACTCATGGAGACACATGTACATCAGATGTTATACATCCTACAGTCATGCCTTCCTTGGGGATCTATTTCCAATGGAAATCTTGGATGTTACAAAGCAGCTGACTGCTAGGGTAACCATTCATCCCAGCTTGCCTTGGATTGAGGGGGTTCCTGGGACAATCAGTTTTAAAACAGGCAAAccaagatgaggtcatcctgctTCCCACAAtctgccctccctcctgctcaACCTAATGTTAACTTTTCTCTTAAAGCATTCCCGAGTGCTGGGGCATGGCTCCATGTGGTGACGTCATGATGGCCAAATGACTAAGAGTCCTGGATCCCAGAGGCTGTCTGCCCCAGAAGGAACAACGCTCCCATTACCAGCCCTAGGCTCGGGCACGCACATACCGCCATGTTGCCTACAGACCTCTGGCCTAAGTCCTACAGAGAGACATTCAAAACCAAGGTGCACCCCTAGCTGGAGTCAAAGCCAAGAGCCTATTTCCCAGACCCTGTGCTACATCTCAACTCTGCCCTCCTTGACAACCCTGCCTGGTGAATCGAAACTAGCATTGAGAAGGACTTTCAAGTGGACCTCACTCCAGGTGGTAATGTCCCTCTCAGGTCCCTTCTCCAACATGCCCCCACCCACCTGGAGAAGCCTTACCTTGGGAGAGAAGGGCAGCCAATATCAAACTACCCAGAAATCTGCAGTGTTCCATCTTCCAGGAGAATTCATCCAGCAGATAGACTCAGATCACAGAACTATCAGCCAGAGTGAGAGCTGTGCTCCCCCAACTGACTTACGGGTACCGGAAAAAGTAGAGAATGGGGGAGGAACTAGGAGACGCCTATTTCTCGGCTCTCTGCTGTTGATGATGGGAGACTGTCAGAATAGGGGtaggctgggggtggggtaggaAGTAAACAGGTGCAAACTGCTCTTTTTCTGAGCAAGGAGCTTGCTCAGAGACAGGGAGAACAGAGAACATGCAAAAGGTTGCCTGGGCTTCTAGGAAGTAAAAGGGGATTTAAGATGTCCTTTTCTGAGTTACTGATGACAAACAAGAACTTCAGAGCTCCGGTCAACAACACAACTACATTACTCACCACCTAAAAGCCGGCATCTctctgggccagcccggtggcatagcagttgggttcacgcgctccacttcggcagcccagagtttgccagttaggatccccggcatggacctatgtaccacttatcaagccatgctgtggcaggcatcccacatataaagtagaggaagatgggcatggatgttagctcagggctaatctttctcaaaaaaaaaaggcatctttCAAAATCCTTGAGGGAAGTTGTGAGCTCCATCCCATGAGCCATACCAACTAGGTTCCTCCCATGCCTAGTCTTTCTTGGAACCCTACCCAAGATCGTCCTTGGGCAGCCTGGGACACCAGACTAAGTGGGAGGGTGAGGTTTGGAGCCTCCTAGTCAGAGATATGAATCCTGGCTGCAGTACTGCCTATCTGCTGGGCCTGGGCCAGTCACGGAATTTTTCAGAGCCTAATTCCCTCAGTATCATGATAAGCATTCAAACAAAATGTTtgcatggtgcctgacacatcaTATGTGCTCAATAGGAGACAGTTACGATAACAATATCATTGACTCTCAGGCAGAATTGAGCCTCTCCAGGAGACAAATGGACTTTTTCTCCTGTGGTCTGTGGAGATCCGAAACGCTCTACACCGCTGCAGTTGGACTGTAATTTACCTGAGGGCAGAGATCATGTAAGTCTTGCTCCCTTCTGCATCTCCAACACCTGacttgtgcctggcacataacgaGAGCTCTGGACAT encodes the following:
- the LOC124252391 gene encoding T-cell surface glycoprotein CD3 delta chain, whose product is MEHCRFLGSLILAALLSQVSLFKIDMDEIEERLILKCNSSIMQLEGTMGTPYKGGLDLGKRILDPRGTYMCSDAKENSSLQVYYRMCQNCVELDSATLAGIVITDIIATLLLALGVYCFAGHETGRLPRAADAQALLRNDQLYQPLRDRSDAQYSRLGENWPRKK